Proteins encoded in a region of the Nitrospirota bacterium genome:
- a CDS encoding ferritin family protein, with protein sequence MNTIGIAAKMEQEAVVFYRQCAEKTSSLVGKKMFLSIAADEQYHFECALRMREDKSVTPSATTPFEDMKKIFDEHKQAMLERMPSTADELDALKVAMKMEEESIAFYKKASALAANAAEKHFFDCLIRDEEEHFHIFQNTYTFLEDSGNWFMWEEKGIVEG encoded by the coding sequence ATGAATACTATTGGGATAGCCGCAAAGATGGAGCAGGAGGCAGTTGTCTTCTACCGGCAGTGCGCCGAGAAGACCTCAAGCCTGGTAGGGAAAAAGATGTTTCTGAGTATTGCCGCTGACGAGCAGTACCACTTTGAATGCGCCCTCCGGATGAGGGAGGACAAGTCTGTTACGCCTTCGGCAACAACACCGTTTGAAGACATGAAGAAGATCTTCGACGAGCATAAACAGGCGATGCTGGAGAGGATGCCTTCCACTGCCGATGAGCTGGATGCCCTGAAGGTGGCGATGAAGATGGAGGAAGAGTCGATCGCTTTTTATAAGAAGGCCTCGGCCCTTGCAGCGAATGCTGCAGAGAAGCACTTCTTCGACTGCCTCATAAGAGATGAGGAAGAGCACTTCCATATCTTCCAGAATACCTATACCTTTCTTGAGGATTCAGGCAACTGGTTCATGTGGGAGGAGAAAGGGATCGTTGAGGGATAG
- a CDS encoding DUF3617 family protein, producing MNNYLRPVAKPVKKENIMKRTKGLFAVVVLVALGLVMAGCSKKPEGSAPAEKPAAAVKGVNMKEGKWEITSMVEMKGMPAGMMKPQTFTTCLKQTDYVPKSSDQKDCTMKDVNVSGNTVSWEAVCKDSSGKGTITYAGDTYDGTMEMTMKEGGKDMNMKMTMKGKHIGPCDK from the coding sequence ATGAACAACTATCTGAGACCGGTGGCAAAACCGGTGAAAAAGGAGAATATCATGAAGCGTACCAAGGGGTTATTTGCAGTTGTTGTTCTGGTTGCACTCGGACTGGTCATGGCAGGATGCAGCAAAAAGCCGGAGGGTTCGGCGCCGGCAGAAAAGCCTGCTGCCGCAGTAAAAGGCGTCAACATGAAAGAAGGCAAGTGGGAAATCACCTCCATGGTCGAGATGAAGGGCATGCCTGCAGGCATGATGAAACCGCAGACCTTCACCACCTGCCTCAAGCAGACAGACTATGTGCCGAAGAGCTCTGACCAGAAGGACTGCACCATGAAAGATGTCAATGTCAGCGGAAACACCGTCTCCTGGGAAGCTGTATGCAAGGACTCAAGCGGTAAGGGCACAATCACCTATGCAGGCGATACCTATGACGGGACCATGGAAATGACCATGAAAGAAGGCGGCAAGGATATGAACATGAAGATGACCATGAAGGGAAAACATATCGGCCCCTGCGATAAGTAA